The Vidua macroura isolate BioBank_ID:100142 chromosome 27, ASM2450914v1, whole genome shotgun sequence genome includes a window with the following:
- the LOC128819614 gene encoding feather keratin Cos2-2-like — protein sequence MSCSEKCQQCQPCDPCSQSCGPCPLASSCNECCVRQCQSSHVVIEPPAVLVTLPGPILSSFPQNTAVGSSTSAAVGNILSSEGVPISSGGFDISCITNCYGGSRCCRPC from the coding sequence ATGTCCTGCTCTGAgaagtgccagcagtgccagccctgcgACCCTTGCAGCCAGTCCTGCGGCCCCTGCCCgctggccagcagctgcaatgagtgctgtgtcaggcagtgccagagctcccaCGTTGTCATTGAGCcgcctgctgtgctggtgaccctgcccggccccatcctcagctccttcccacagaacaCCGCCGTGGGATCCTCCACCTCCGCTGCTGTTGGCAACATCCTCAGCTCTGAGGGAGTGCCCATCAGCTCCGGGGGCTTTGACATCTCCTGCATCACCAACTGCTACGGTGGCAGCAGATGTTGTCGTCCCTGCTAA
- the LOC128819620 gene encoding feather keratin Cos2-2-like — MSCCQPCDPCCQPCGPCPLASSCNECCVRQCQSSHVVIEPPAVLVTLPGPILSSSPQNTAVGSSTSAAVGNILSCGGVPISSGGFDISCITNCYGGSRCCRPC; from the coding sequence atgtcctgctgccagccctgcgacccttgctgccagccctgcggcccctgcccgctggccagcagctgcaatgagtgctgtgtcaggcagtgccagagctcccaCGTTGTCATTGAGCcgcctgctgtgctggtgaccctgcccggccccatcctcagctcctcccCACAGAACACCGCCGTGGGATCCTCCACCTCCGCTGCTGTTGGCAACATCCTCAGCTGTGGCGGAGTGCCCATCAGCTCCGGGGGCTTTGACATCTCCTGCATCACCAACTGCTATGGTGGCAGCAGATGCTGTCGTCCCTGCTAA
- the LOC128819606 gene encoding feather keratin Cos2-2-like yields the protein MSCSEKCQQCQPCNPCSQSCGPCPLASSCNECCVRQCQSSHVVIEPPAVLVTLPGPILSSFPQNTAVGSSTSAAVGSILSSEGVPISSGGFDISCITNCYGGSRCCRPC from the coding sequence ATGTCCTGCTCTGAgaagtgccagcagtgccagccctgcaacCCTTGCAGCCAGTCCTGCGGCCCCTGCCCgctggccagcagctgcaatgagtgctgtgtcaggcagtgccagagctcccaCGTTGTCATTGAGCcgcctgctgtgctggtgaccctgcccggccccatcctcagctccttcccacagaacaCCGCCGTGGGATCCTCCACCTCCGCTGCTGTTGGCAGCATCCTCAGCTCTGAGGGAGTGCCCATCAGCTCCGGGGGCTTTGACATCTCCTGCATCACCAACTGCTACGGTGGCAGCAGATGTTGTCGTCCCTGCTAA